In one Mucilaginibacter ginsenosidivorax genomic region, the following are encoded:
- a CDS encoding aldose epimerase family protein, protein MQKVYKKQYLFYSMALSLLVGCSGPAEKKPAADSTSTVKAAAPDAKNFEATINGKAVKLYTLKNSKGASVAITNYGGRVVSLLVPDNKGVLTDVVLGYDSVKTYQKPKEPFFGAIIGRYGNRIGKGKFSLGGKAYQLDINDGVNTLHGGFKGFYAQVFDAAQPNDSTLNLTYVSKDGEGGYPGTLTSKVTYTLTADNALKIEYTATTDKTTIVNLTNHAYFNLNGAGDSTILDNVVKIDADNITPVDTTLIPTGKLQPVKGTPFDFTTAKAIGANINDKDDQLKNGKGYDHNFALNKHDISKSIATVSSPKTGIVMDIYTDELGLQFYSGNFLTGATKDGKGGKAYLHRSAFCMETQHFPDAPNQPSFASTELKPGQTYHTTTIYKFSNK, encoded by the coding sequence ATGCAAAAAGTATACAAAAAACAGTACTTATTTTACAGCATGGCGTTATCGCTATTAGTTGGTTGCAGCGGCCCAGCCGAAAAGAAGCCTGCCGCCGATTCTACATCAACAGTTAAAGCTGCAGCTCCCGATGCCAAAAACTTTGAGGCTACCATAAATGGCAAGGCTGTTAAACTTTACACGTTAAAAAACAGCAAAGGCGCCAGCGTAGCCATTACCAACTATGGCGGCCGCGTTGTAAGCCTGTTGGTACCCGATAATAAAGGAGTTTTGACCGATGTGGTTTTAGGATATGATAGCGTAAAAACCTACCAGAAACCTAAAGAGCCATTTTTTGGCGCCATTATAGGCCGCTACGGTAACCGCATTGGCAAAGGGAAATTTAGCCTGGGCGGCAAAGCTTACCAGCTGGATATAAACGATGGTGTTAATACGTTGCATGGCGGCTTTAAAGGGTTTTACGCACAGGTATTTGATGCCGCGCAACCCAATGACAGTACGCTAAACCTTACTTACGTATCTAAAGATGGCGAAGGCGGTTACCCCGGTACGCTTACCAGCAAAGTAACCTATACGCTAACAGCTGATAACGCCCTGAAAATAGAGTATACTGCAACAACAGATAAAACTACCATAGTAAACCTTACCAATCACGCTTATTTTAACCTGAACGGCGCGGGCGACTCTACTATATTAGATAACGTTGTAAAAATTGACGCCGACAACATAACCCCGGTTGATACAACACTGATACCGACAGGGAAATTACAGCCGGTAAAAGGCACGCCTTTTGATTTTACCACTGCAAAAGCCATTGGTGCCAACATTAACGATAAAGACGATCAACTGAAAAACGGTAAAGGTTACGATCATAACTTCGCGTTGAATAAGCATGATATCAGCAAATCGATAGCAACGGTAAGCAGCCCTAAAACCGGTATTGTGATGGACATATACACCGACGAGCTGGGCCTGCAGTTTTATAGCGGTAACTTTTTAACAGGCGCCACCAAAGATGGTAAAGGCGGTAAAGCATACCTGCACCGGTCGGCATTTTGTATGGAGACACAGCATTTTCCTGATGCGCCAAACCAGCCTTCGTTTGCATCAACTGAGTTAAAGCCAGGGCAGACTTATCATACCACAACCATCTACAAATTCAGCAATAAATAG
- a CDS encoding RNA polymerase sigma-70 factor: MLDTEIKYLLNDIALNNNRTSFKRVYLFYYSKLFWFAKSFVKTDEAAEEIIDDVFLNLWMQRARLTDIGNFSNYCYMAVKNKSLTHVSKAKLNQVNIDDVEVEIADSAATGEDKMICSDTTALINNSLSKLSDQCKLVFKLVKEDGLKYREVAELLNLSIKTVEYHMGNALRQISVGIINSQKDQVPAHGKVLSEK; the protein is encoded by the coding sequence ATGTTGGATACCGAAATAAAATATCTGCTAAATGATATTGCTTTAAATAACAACAGGACATCCTTTAAAAGGGTGTACCTGTTTTATTACAGCAAATTATTTTGGTTTGCCAAATCGTTTGTAAAAACGGATGAGGCCGCCGAGGAGATCATAGACGATGTGTTTTTAAACCTTTGGATGCAGCGGGCAAGACTAACCGACATTGGTAACTTTAGCAATTACTGTTACATGGCGGTTAAAAACAAATCATTAACACATGTTTCAAAAGCGAAGCTGAACCAGGTAAATATTGATGATGTTGAGGTAGAGATTGCCGATTCGGCAGCTACAGGCGAAGACAAAATGATATGCAGCGATACTACAGCACTTATCAACAACTCGCTCAGTAAATTATCCGACCAATGCAAACTGGTTTTTAAACTGGTAAAAGAGGATGGCCTTAAATATCGCGAAGTTGCCGAACTGTTAAACCTGTCTATCAAAACGGTAGAATACCATATGGGTAACGCGCTCCGACAGATTTCGGTTGGGATAATTAATTCGCAAAAAGACCAGGTTCCGGCTCACGGAAAAGTGCTTTCTGAAAAGTAA
- a CDS encoding cyclase family protein yields the protein MKPSNNKPKLIDLSHIIFDGLITYKGLPAPIICDYLSREKSRGLYETGTEFQIGKIEMVTNTGTYIDCPFHRFEHGADLAEVSLEQFANLEAITVNACNATSIGADFFSDKDVRGKAVIVFTGWSKHWNTDAYFESHPYLTAEAAQYLKEQEVKLVGIDSHNIDDTTGKSRPVHTTLLGAGILIVEHLCNLDKLPPDGYKFNAVPPKFKGVGTFPVRAYAMVTG from the coding sequence ATGAAGCCATCCAACAACAAACCCAAACTGATAGACCTGAGTCACATCATTTTCGACGGATTAATAACCTATAAAGGCCTGCCGGCACCCATCATTTGCGATTATTTAAGTCGCGAAAAATCAAGAGGGCTTTATGAAACCGGCACAGAGTTCCAGATAGGGAAAATTGAAATGGTAACAAATACGGGCACATACATTGATTGCCCTTTCCACCGGTTTGAGCATGGCGCCGACCTGGCCGAAGTTTCCCTTGAACAATTTGCCAACCTTGAGGCCATCACCGTAAATGCCTGCAATGCAACATCAATTGGCGCCGATTTTTTTAGTGATAAAGATGTGCGGGGTAAGGCCGTAATTGTATTTACCGGTTGGAGCAAACACTGGAATACCGACGCCTATTTTGAAAGCCACCCCTACCTTACCGCCGAAGCTGCTCAATATTTAAAGGAGCAGGAAGTAAAACTGGTGGGTATAGATAGCCATAATATTGATGATACTACAGGCAAGAGCCGGCCGGTACATACCACATTATTGGGTGCCGGCATTTTGATAGTGGAGCATTTATGCAACCTGGACAAACTCCCCCCGGATGGTTATAAATTTAACGCTGTACCACCTAAGTTTAAGGGCGTAGGCACCTTCCCGGTAAGGGCTTACGCGATGGTGACGGGCTGA
- a CDS encoding PDDEXK nuclease domain-containing protein, which translates to MKSKNNPFPLFENIKTIIAETQHYIVRNVNAAMILTYFQIGKMIVEDEQQGSQRAEYAKETLTHLSNGLNKEFGKGYSLSNLEYMRSFYIIYRHRIPQSVIGKFNQLLIPQTVSGELTIPFHLSWTHYIQLLKIKNEDERNFYEIEAAGNNWSVRELQRQYNSALFERLALSKDKDGVKQLATKGQIVEKPADALKSHYVLEFLGLKEESKYSESDFETAIIDKLEHFMLELGKGFLFEGRQRRFTFEGDNFFVDLVFYNRLLKCFVLFDLKIGKLTHQDIGQMQMYVNFYDRKIKTKDENPTIGIILCKEENRTVIEFTLPEDNNQIFAKEYKAVLPSKEALKRQLE; encoded by the coding sequence ATGAAATCAAAAAACAATCCTTTCCCGCTTTTTGAAAATATCAAAACCATAATAGCCGAAACACAGCATTATATCGTCAGGAATGTTAATGCAGCTATGATCCTTACTTATTTTCAAATAGGTAAAATGATTGTAGAAGATGAGCAGCAAGGAAGCCAACGTGCTGAATATGCTAAAGAAACATTGACGCATTTAAGTAATGGATTGAATAAAGAGTTTGGAAAGGGGTATTCCTTGTCAAACCTGGAATACATGAGAAGCTTTTATATTATTTACCGCCATCGAATTCCCCAATCAGTGATTGGGAAATTCAATCAGTTATTAATTCCCCAGACAGTGTCTGGGGAATTAACCATCCCATTTCATTTAAGCTGGACTCATTATATCCAGCTCCTTAAAATTAAAAACGAAGATGAACGTAACTTTTATGAAATAGAAGCGGCGGGAAATAATTGGTCGGTAAGAGAATTGCAGCGGCAATACAATTCAGCGTTATTTGAAAGGTTAGCTTTAAGCAAAGATAAAGACGGAGTTAAACAGCTTGCAACAAAAGGGCAAATAGTAGAAAAGCCTGCCGACGCACTTAAAAGCCATTACGTGTTAGAGTTTCTCGGGTTAAAGGAAGAAAGTAAATACTCTGAAAGTGACTTTGAAACCGCCATTATAGATAAGTTAGAGCATTTTATGCTGGAACTTGGTAAAGGGTTTCTATTTGAAGGAAGGCAGCGCAGGTTCACATTTGAAGGAGATAACTTTTTTGTTGATCTTGTTTTTTATAACAGGCTTTTAAAATGCTTTGTACTTTTCGACTTAAAGATTGGAAAGCTAACCCACCAGGATATCGGGCAGATGCAGATGTATGTAAACTTTTACGACAGAAAAATAAAAACGAAGGATGAAAACCCAACAATAGGTATAATTCTTTGCAAAGAGGAAAACAGAACGGTTATAGAATTCACTCTTCCGGAGGATAACAATCAAATATTTGCCAAAGAGTATAAAGCGGTATTACCGAGCAAAGAAGCTCTTAAAAGACAGCTGGAATAA
- a CDS encoding FecR family protein, producing the protein MINNIWILIGKKLSGEATAEELAELEELLRQGGTDLYPVDLLENLWREENKIKADDKLEAKWAAFEDKLDTADKAEADELAQSENQEHGKSKSGIIKFLKFFSMVVAACFALLFFVINKKDATGPVKSNQITAPQNGISKIQLSDGTRVWLNAGSKLVYDASYGLEQRKVTLQGEALFDVVKDAQHPFIVTTSTISIKVLGTRFNVRAYNNDKTSEASLIHGRIELTILKTPEKKIILKAADKLTINNEQPVLTGKALVPSDKSITEETPLMVLGQIHQAKKDTLPSEAMWVENKLAFDAEDFESLAKQLERRYNVTIVFKNDELKKLRFTGKFKNETIGKALKALKTTTYFHYKTDNNQVLIY; encoded by the coding sequence ATGATCAACAATATCTGGATACTTATTGGTAAAAAGTTAAGTGGGGAGGCTACCGCCGAGGAGTTGGCCGAACTTGAAGAACTTTTGCGACAAGGCGGTACCGATTTATATCCGGTTGATTTGCTGGAAAATTTATGGCGCGAAGAAAATAAAATAAAAGCCGACGACAAGCTGGAAGCCAAATGGGCTGCCTTTGAAGATAAGCTTGATACAGCCGATAAAGCAGAGGCCGACGAGTTGGCCCAATCAGAAAACCAGGAACACGGTAAATCCAAATCGGGCATTATTAAGTTTCTTAAGTTTTTCTCGATGGTAGTGGCCGCCTGTTTTGCGCTGCTGTTTTTTGTGATAAATAAAAAAGATGCAACAGGGCCTGTTAAGTCAAACCAAATAACTGCCCCACAAAACGGTATCAGTAAAATTCAGCTGTCTGATGGCACCAGGGTATGGCTAAACGCCGGCAGTAAACTGGTTTATGATGCCAGCTACGGGCTTGAACAAAGAAAAGTCACGTTACAGGGCGAGGCGCTTTTTGACGTGGTTAAAGATGCTCAGCACCCGTTTATAGTTACCACCTCTACAATCAGCATTAAAGTACTGGGCACCCGGTTTAATGTAAGGGCCTATAATAACGATAAAACATCCGAAGCATCGCTGATACATGGGCGCATAGAATTAACCATCTTAAAAACACCCGAGAAAAAGATCATTTTAAAAGCCGCCGATAAGCTCACCATCAATAATGAGCAGCCCGTTTTAACCGGCAAGGCTTTAGTGCCATCAGACAAAAGCATAACCGAAGAAACGCCATTGATGGTTTTGGGGCAGATTCACCAGGCCAAAAAAGACACGCTGCCTTCTGAAGCCATGTGGGTTGAAAATAAGCTTGCTTTTGACGCCGAAGACTTTGAAAGCCTGGCCAAACAACTGGAACGCCGCTATAATGTTACCATTGTTTTTAAAAACGATGAGCTTAAAAAACTAAGGTTTACCGGTAAGTTTAAAAACGAAACCATAGGCAAAGCTTTAAAAGCATTAAAAACTACAACCTATTTCCATTATAAAACCGACAATAATCAAGTTTTAATTTATTAA
- a CDS encoding TonB-dependent receptor, with protein MFKFILALVIVSSFQVFAKGYGQTVINVNFQNVTLKKAFKEIEKKSDYRFLYNDDILAKNELPASLNVANASLDETMAALLAKTNLVYKLSENNLVILSEKGATVSVLTVTGKVTDEAGMPMPGVSIKVKGTSAGSQTDVQGRYVLNIPDASASNVVLVFSFVGYTTQEVPLNGSSSLNVQLKASSNSLNEVIVVGYGSVKKKDLTGSVSVVNVDNAKKTASYDVAKLLQGQAAGVSVQGSGEPGGFVQIKIRGISTFGNNSPLFVIDGVPIDAPFDFPTDNIETIQVLKDASAAAIYGSRAATGVVIITSKKGKSGPLKVNYNGYYGLQNIAKRMDVTDRVGYQKITTAAELNAGLTIAPANDPTNAAFISKTNTDWQKEMFKTGKIQDHNLNLSGGSDAISYNVGLGYFDNTSTLSGPQSYKRYNFTGSFQGKKGIFSFGGKTAYTQSHKNNPAITSSHAVFGGGLTSMLTAIPTMPVYDPNRLGGYGGSDNVTQRAITLNVIGMNNLVTDYSNRNRMFGNFWGELELVKNLKYKVNVSYDRTDYENFHYEPSYDLGFYYLNTKYYLNDQNGNAHTGLVENTLSYQLTAGKHKFDVLAGTSYQEDHNQFVTGTASAAGSLQFFTFGSIADPTSKGLDGYKDASTLLSYFGRLNYNYDSRYLLTVNFRRDGSSRFGPKNRFGNFPSVAAAWNVGNEKAFHLPSFISSLKLRTGYGVLGNQNFANYMYQSYINGNASYLFGNTLAPGATTVAVSDPSIKWESTSTANAAIDFGFFQDKLAFTAEYFYKKSTDILAGIPLPLSVGSVPASVTTNAASTENKGVEFSVSYRENIGKLQLNVTANANTLKNKVLKLGGTNNPIYGAGSKTEVGREVGELYGFVTEGIFQNQADITSHATQTLAAPGDVKFKDVNGDHVITDADRVYLGSVIPKLYYGLNVGASYQNFDASFFLQGSSGNKVFNGVYHDLMVGQYGNSSTAELNFWTPTNTNTNIPRPIIGDPNGNARFSDRFVESGSYIKLQNAQLGYTIPKNILNKTHVFSSLRVYLSGQNLLIISKYRGYDPDFISDGLFSRGYDYGSFPNPRTVMLGVQVGL; from the coding sequence ATGTTTAAATTTATCCTTGCCCTGGTGATTGTATCGTCATTTCAGGTTTTTGCAAAAGGATATGGCCAGACAGTTATCAATGTTAATTTCCAGAATGTTACCTTAAAAAAGGCGTTCAAGGAGATCGAAAAAAAATCTGACTACCGCTTTTTGTACAACGACGATATACTGGCAAAAAATGAATTGCCCGCCAGCCTTAACGTTGCCAATGCATCGTTAGATGAAACAATGGCCGCCCTGCTTGCCAAAACAAACCTGGTTTACAAGTTAAGCGAAAATAACCTGGTGATACTGTCAGAAAAAGGTGCCACGGTATCGGTACTTACCGTAACCGGTAAGGTTACCGATGAGGCAGGCATGCCTATGCCCGGCGTAAGCATCAAAGTAAAAGGAACAAGCGCCGGCTCGCAAACCGATGTTCAGGGAAGGTATGTGTTAAACATTCCGGATGCCAGCGCCAGTAACGTGGTATTGGTGTTTTCGTTTGTAGGCTATACTACGCAGGAGGTGCCTTTGAACGGTAGCTCGTCGCTTAATGTTCAGCTTAAAGCATCGTCAAATTCATTAAACGAGGTTATTGTTGTTGGGTACGGATCGGTAAAGAAGAAAGACCTTACAGGTTCTGTATCGGTAGTAAACGTTGATAATGCCAAAAAAACAGCATCATATGATGTGGCCAAGCTATTACAGGGCCAGGCAGCCGGTGTAAGTGTACAGGGATCTGGCGAGCCGGGGGGCTTTGTACAAATCAAAATCAGGGGTATATCTACATTTGGTAACAACAGCCCCCTGTTTGTTATTGATGGCGTGCCCATTGATGCGCCGTTTGATTTCCCTACCGATAATATAGAAACCATACAGGTATTAAAAGATGCGTCAGCAGCAGCAATTTATGGTTCGCGCGCGGCTACAGGTGTGGTTATCATTACATCTAAAAAAGGCAAATCGGGCCCTTTAAAAGTTAATTATAATGGCTATTACGGCCTGCAAAATATTGCCAAACGGATGGATGTTACCGATAGGGTAGGTTATCAAAAAATAACTACCGCAGCGGAGTTAAATGCCGGCTTAACCATTGCCCCGGCAAATGACCCTACAAATGCTGCTTTCATCAGTAAAACCAATACCGACTGGCAAAAAGAAATGTTTAAAACCGGTAAAATACAGGATCATAACCTGAATTTATCCGGCGGCAGCGATGCCATAAGCTATAACGTTGGCCTTGGGTACTTTGATAACACCAGCACATTATCAGGTCCGCAAAGTTACAAGCGCTATAACTTTACCGGCAGTTTCCAGGGTAAAAAAGGCATATTTAGCTTTGGCGGTAAAACAGCCTACACTCAATCGCATAAAAACAACCCGGCTATCACAAGTTCGCACGCGGTATTTGGCGGTGGCCTTACCAGCATGTTAACTGCTATACCTACCATGCCGGTTTATGACCCTAACAGGCTGGGCGGCTACGGCGGCAGCGATAACGTAACCCAAAGGGCTATTACCCTTAACGTTATTGGTATGAATAACCTGGTAACCGACTACAGCAACCGTAACCGCATGTTCGGCAATTTTTGGGGCGAGCTGGAACTGGTTAAAAATCTTAAATACAAGGTTAACGTAAGCTACGACCGTACCGATTATGAGAACTTTCATTATGAACCCTCATACGACCTTGGTTTTTATTACCTGAATACCAAATATTACCTTAACGATCAAAACGGGAACGCGCATACCGGCCTGGTTGAAAATACCTTATCATACCAGCTAACCGCAGGCAAACACAAGTTTGACGTTTTGGCGGGTACATCATACCAGGAAGATCATAACCAGTTTGTTACCGGTACAGCATCGGCAGCCGGCAGCCTTCAGTTTTTTACCTTCGGTTCCATTGCCGATCCAACCTCAAAAGGTTTAGATGGGTATAAAGATGCCAGCACCTTGCTATCATACTTTGGCAGGTTAAACTACAACTACGATAGCCGTTACTTGTTAACCGTAAACTTCAGGCGGGATGGCTCGTCAAGGTTTGGTCCTAAAAATCGCTTTGGTAACTTTCCTTCAGTTGCTGCTGCCTGGAATGTGGGTAACGAAAAAGCTTTTCATTTACCATCATTCATCAGCAGCTTAAAGCTCCGCACCGGTTATGGTGTATTGGGTAACCAAAATTTTGCCAACTACATGTACCAATCGTACATCAATGGCAACGCCAGCTACCTGTTTGGCAATACCCTTGCACCTGGTGCAACTACAGTGGCTGTGAGCGATCCTAGCATTAAATGGGAGTCTACATCAACTGCTAACGCAGCTATCGATTTTGGCTTCTTCCAGGATAAACTGGCATTTACCGCCGAATATTTTTATAAAAAATCTACCGATATCCTGGCGGGTATTCCGCTGCCTTTATCGGTGGGTTCGGTACCTGCATCGGTAACTACCAACGCGGCATCAACAGAAAATAAAGGTGTTGAGTTTTCTGTGAGCTATCGCGAAAATATTGGCAAGCTGCAATTGAATGTTACTGCCAATGCCAATACACTTAAAAACAAAGTGTTAAAATTGGGCGGCACCAACAACCCTATATACGGCGCAGGCAGTAAAACAGAAGTTGGCCGCGAAGTAGGCGAGCTATATGGCTTTGTTACCGAAGGTATATTCCAGAACCAGGCCGATATTACCAGCCATGCCACCCAAACATTGGCAGCGCCCGGCGACGTTAAATTTAAAGATGTGAACGGCGACCATGTGATTACCGATGCCGACAGGGTTTACCTGGGTTCGGTAATTCCGAAACTATATTACGGCTTAAACGTGGGCGCATCGTATCAAAACTTTGATGCTTCGTTCTTCCTGCAGGGCAGCTCTGGCAACAAAGTATTTAACGGTGTATATCATGATCTGATGGTTGGCCAGTACGGCAATTCATCAACAGCCGAGCTGAATTTTTGGACGCCCACAAACACCAATACCAACATCCCGCGGCCAATCATTGGCGATCCTAACGGCAATGCGCGTTTCTCTGACAGGTTTGTGGAAAGCGGAAGCTATATCAAATTACAAAACGCGCAGTTAGGTTACACCATACCTAAAAATATTTTAAATAAAACACATGTTTTCAGCAGCTTAAGAGTGTATCTGTCTGGTCAGAATTTATTGATCATTTCTAAATACCGTGGCTACGACCCTGATTTTATAAGCGACGGTTTATTTAGCCGTGGCTACGATTACGGATCGTTTCCAAATCCAAGAACGGTTATGTTAGGTGTACAGGTAGGATTGTAA
- a CDS encoding RagB/SusD family nutrient uptake outer membrane protein produces MKTNTKYFIWAFAAVVCLSACTKKLDQVNPNQQTAASFWKTQADAIAGLNAAYGSLIIDGTYMRFTPAMLDIRGDDVRSNSPWTAFYNIGRFALGTADGAGYGWAYGAYYEGVARANQVLDNVPNITMDAGLKSRILGQAHFLRGLYFFHLVNFFGKVSLPTHYVKTSADYFVKQSTEAEGWKQVEDDFTAAAALLPASYTSTNGPDAGQIGRATKGAAMAFLGKALLFNKDFAGAATQFKAIIDANVYSLVANYKDNFTEANENNSESIFEVQFSRDAGGTDLGWGGAPVSTWGRTSARAITFAPRSFGWTDVQPTFSALNEYMIEKTVDGNVDPRVDATIYYNKPGETLYGQSFFERYKNNPADLNDIFCRKYENGDTRADEFDWRSGINERIMRYADVLLMYAECLNETGQTAQAYPYIQMVRTRAKLPDLATTKPGMNQAQMRDQLAHERLLEFCLEGHRFDDIRRWGWLQDPAKLALLKSRDAEFNTYQAGREYYPIPQSEIDNNPGFKQNATY; encoded by the coding sequence ATGAAAACAAACACAAAATATTTTATATGGGCATTCGCAGCTGTAGTATGCCTTAGCGCCTGTACTAAGAAGTTAGACCAGGTAAACCCAAATCAGCAAACAGCGGCGTCATTCTGGAAAACGCAGGCCGATGCCATCGCGGGCTTAAATGCGGCTTATGGCAGTTTAATTATTGATGGTACTTACATGCGTTTTACACCCGCTATGCTGGATATAAGGGGCGATGATGTACGCAGCAACAGCCCGTGGACAGCATTTTATAACATTGGCCGTTTTGCGTTGGGTACTGCCGATGGCGCAGGCTACGGCTGGGCTTATGGTGCGTATTACGAAGGTGTGGCCCGCGCCAACCAGGTGCTGGATAATGTGCCTAATATTACAATGGATGCTGGTTTAAAAAGCCGCATACTTGGCCAGGCCCATTTTTTAAGAGGATTGTACTTTTTTCACCTGGTTAACTTTTTTGGTAAGGTATCATTACCTACCCATTATGTAAAAACATCGGCCGATTATTTTGTAAAACAATCAACCGAGGCCGAAGGCTGGAAACAGGTAGAGGATGATTTTACCGCGGCTGCTGCTTTACTGCCGGCATCCTATACATCAACCAATGGCCCCGATGCAGGGCAAATTGGCCGCGCAACTAAAGGCGCCGCCATGGCATTCCTGGGCAAAGCTTTATTGTTTAATAAAGATTTTGCCGGCGCCGCTACGCAGTTTAAAGCGATTATTGACGCAAACGTGTACAGCCTTGTTGCAAACTATAAAGACAACTTTACCGAGGCCAACGAAAATAATTCTGAGTCGATTTTCGAAGTTCAGTTTTCACGCGATGCCGGGGGAACCGACCTTGGCTGGGGCGGTGCGCCGGTATCAACCTGGGGCCGTACATCGGCAAGGGCTATTACATTTGCTCCGCGTAGTTTTGGGTGGACAGACGTGCAGCCTACATTTTCGGCATTGAATGAATACATGATCGAAAAAACGGTTGATGGCAACGTTGACCCAAGGGTTGATGCCACCATTTACTACAACAAACCGGGCGAAACTTTATATGGCCAATCGTTTTTTGAAAGGTACAAGAATAACCCTGCCGATTTGAACGATATATTTTGCCGCAAATATGAAAACGGAGATACCCGTGCCGATGAATTTGACTGGCGCTCGGGCATCAACGAAAGGATTATGCGTTACGCCGATGTATTGCTGATGTATGCTGAGTGTCTGAACGAGACCGGCCAGACAGCACAGGCTTATCCGTACATACAGATGGTGCGCACCCGTGCCAAACTGCCCGATTTGGCAACTACCAAACCAGGCATGAACCAGGCCCAGATGCGCGACCAGCTTGCACACGAAAGGTTGTTGGAATTTTGTTTGGAAGGCCACCGTTTTGATGATATCCGCCGTTGGGGATGGTTGCAGGATCCGGCTAAACTGGCTTTATTAAAATCGCGCGACGCCGAGTTTAATACTTACCAGGCCGGTCGCGAATATTACCCTATCCCGCAATCAGAAATTGATAACAATCCTGGTTTTAAACAAAATGCTACTTACTAA